A window of the Bufo gargarizans isolate SCDJY-AF-19 chromosome 1, ASM1485885v1, whole genome shotgun sequence genome harbors these coding sequences:
- the B3GALNT2 gene encoding UDP-GalNAc:beta-1,3-N-acetylgalactosaminyltransferase 2, which produces MRRPLLLLLCPCLLGLVLQLWLRSPHHPLVIGILSARQNRALRDTIRSTWLQSLPPAQRPLLRFIVGSEACSVPPEDREDPYSCRLLNISSPILHREIEAFTGPEPARSPHRQLSVTFRVLHPIIITRLGAWCPGLTRNISVRLFQAEHEDPLFVARLTPLSPGSPITGGLCYKPVEQFILPEGFHGTVRWDSHDAYGLPVWGVHRVTLNDGGGVLQVTAAEEGLLPYDFSQGVEGIAGSFMYTVHDGELLLQRIIARPQRLTQHLAALEKEEAELQEESHAHGDMVFVDVVDTYRNVPRKLLLFYRWLEATATFHFLLKTDDDCFIHMNNVLRVLEDKRLQGPNVWWGNFRLNWAVERTGKWQELEYVSPAYPAFACGSGYVISYDVVQWLAANADRLKTYQGEDVSMGIWMSAIGPRRYQDDGWLCEKSCDRAMLSAPQFSMQELAELWKQERRCGNPCECAK; this is translated from the coding sequence ATGCGCCGCCCGCTGCTCCTGTTGCTGTGTCCCTGCCTGCTTGGCCTCGTCCTGCAGCTGTGGCTCCGCTCCCCGCACCACCCGCTGGTCATCGGCATCCTGTCCGCCCGGCAGAACCGCGCCCTACGGGACACCATCCGCAGTACGTGGCTCCAGAGCCTGCCTCCCGCCCAGCGCCCTCTGCTGCGCTTCATTGTGGGCTCTGAGGCCTGCTCCGTACCGCCCGAGGACCGGGAAGACCCGTACTCCTGCCGCCTGCTCAATATCAGCTCCCCTATCCTGCACCGGGAGATCGAGGCGTTCACTGGGCCGGAGCCCGCCCGCTCCCCGCACCGTCAGCTCAGCGTCACCTTCCGGGTGTTACACCCGATCATCATCACCCGCCTGGGGGCGTGGTGTCCCGGCCTCACCCGGAATATCAGTGTCCGTCTGTTCCAGGCTGAGCATGAGGATCCGCTGTTTGTGGCCCGCCTCACCCCACTCAGCCCGGGCTCGCCCATCACGGGCGGACTGTGTTACAAGCCTGTGGAGCAGTTCATCCTCCCGGAGGGCTTCCATGGCACAGTGCGCTGGGACAGCCATGACGCCTACGGGTTACCAGTGTGGGGGGTTCATCGGGTCACCCTGAACGATGGCGGGGGCGTGCTGCAGGTGACGGCGGCTGAAGAGGGGCTCCTCCCCTACGACTTCTCACAGGGCGTGGAGGGCATCGCCGGCAGCTTCATGTACACGGTCCACGATGGCGAGCTCCTCCTCCAGCGGATCATTGCCCGCCCCCAGCGCCTCACCCAACACCTCGCTGCTCTGGAGAAGGAAGAGGCGGAGCTGCAGGAGGAGAGCCACGCCCATGGTGACATGGTCTTCGTAGACGTGGTGGACACTTACCGCAACGTACCCCGCAAGCTGCTGCTCTTCTACCGCTGGCTGGAGGCCACCGCCACCTTCCACTTCCTGCTCAAGACGGACGACGACTGCTTCATCCACATGAACAACGTCCTGCGGGTCCTTGAGGACAAGAGGCTGCAGGGGCCCAACGTCTGGTGGGGGAACTTCCGCCTCAACTGGGCCGTGGAGCGGACGGGGAAGTGGCAGGAGCTGGAGTACGTGAGCCCTGCCTATCCCGCCTTCGCCTGCGGCTCCGGTTACGTCATCTCTTACGACGTCGTCCAGTGGCTCGCTGCCAACGCCGATCGGCTGAAAACCTACCAGGGTGAAGACGTCAGCATGGGCATCTGGATGTCGGCCATTGGCCCCCGCCGTTACCAGGACGACGGCTGGCTGTGCGAAAAGTCATGTGACCGTGCCATGCTGTCTGCCCCGCAGTTCTCTATGCAGGAATTGGCCGAGCTCTGGAAGCAGGAACGGCGCTGTGGTAATCCCTGCGAATGTGCCAAGTGA